Proteins found in one candidate division WOR-1 bacterium RIFOXYB2_FULL_36_35 genomic segment:
- a CDS encoding chorismate mutase: MLRGVRGATTVENNTVSDVLNATKELLKEILDANSLNVNDIASIIFSATDDLNAEFPAKAARLMGLDQVPLLCSREIAVPKSLEKCIRVLMHINSNKQQKEIKHIYLKNAKDLRKE, from the coding sequence ATGTTAAGAGGCGTTAGAGGCGCTACAACAGTTGAAAACAATACTGTTTCAGATGTTTTAAATGCTACAAAAGAATTGTTAAAAGAGATATTGGATGCTAATAGTCTTAATGTCAATGATATTGCTTCTATTATTTTTTCCGCGACAGATGATCTTAACGCTGAATTTCCAGCCAAGGCGGCTAGATTAATGGGCTTAGATCAAGTCCCTCTTCTCTGTTCAAGAGAAATTGCTGTTCCAAAAAGCCTTGAAAAATGTATTCGTGTCTTAATGCATATAAATAGTAATAAACAGCAGAAGGAAATAAAACATATTTATTTAAAAAATGCTAAGGATTTAAGAAAGGAATAA
- a CDS encoding thiamine-phosphate kinase: MNLSFLGEFGLIELFKKLSTKNKKVVVGIGDDAAVLPMSNFQYLLVTTDAFVEHVHFKIPKKALKNYFFNLGCKILAANISDIAAMGGYPTFVLLTLCAPQKTKIEDIKELYRGISQLAKKFNIEIAGGDTTASKKDLMVSVTLLGEVERENLLLRSGAKVGDLICVTGEFGGPSSANFQFSRLPDRQAMSNVKCQIRLFDARKLAKSKICSSMIDSSDGLIRSVTEICKASNTDAKIFTNNIPIAKEATLNHALYGGEEYELVFTVPKSKFSKLPKLKTKIAVVGEITKKSWGVKLVDFNGKITKTKEGWEHFKN, from the coding sequence ATGAATCTTTCTTTTTTAGGTGAGTTTGGACTTATCGAATTATTTAAAAAATTATCAACTAAAAACAAGAAGGTTGTGGTTGGTATTGGGGATGATGCCGCAGTACTGCCAATGTCAAATTTCCAATATTTATTGGTTACTACAGACGCTTTTGTGGAGCATGTCCATTTTAAGATACCTAAAAAAGCTTTAAAAAATTATTTTTTCAATCTCGGTTGTAAAATTCTTGCCGCAAATATTTCTGATATTGCGGCGATGGGGGGATATCCTACATTTGTTCTTCTGACTTTGTGCGCTCCGCAAAAGACTAAGATAGAAGATATAAAAGAACTTTATCGCGGGATTTCTCAATTAGCAAAAAAGTTTAATATAGAGATTGCGGGAGGAGATACCACCGCTTCAAAAAAAGACCTTATGGTATCTGTTACTCTTCTTGGGGAGGTTGAACGCGAAAATCTTTTATTGCGATCAGGCGCTAAAGTTGGAGATCTGATTTGCGTAACGGGGGAGTTTGGGGGACCTTCTTCCGCCAATTTCCAATTTTCCCGCCTGCCGGACAGACAGGCAATGTCAAATGTCAAATGTCAAATTCGATTGTTTGATGCAAGAAAACTTGCGAAATCAAAAATTTGTTCCTCTATGATTGATTCAAGTGATGGGCTTATTCGTTCTGTCACGGAAATTTGCAAGGCGAGCAATACAGATGCGAAAATTTTCACCAATAATATCCCAATTGCCAAAGAGGCTACACTTAACCATGCGCTTTATGGGGGAGAAGAATATGAGTTAGTCTTTACAGTTCCAAAAAGTAAATTCTCAAAACTTCCAAAGTTGAAAACTAAAATAGCAGTTGTAGGGGAGATAACAAAAAAATCATGGGGCGTAAAGCTTGTTGATTTTAATGGAAAAATTACGAAGACAAAAGAAGGTTGGGAGCATTTTAAAAACTGA
- a CDS encoding 2-isopropylmalate synthase → MSRKIFIFDTTLRDGEQCPGASLNKEEKLEIARQLAKLNVDAIEAGFAIASTGDFDSVKTIAQKIKGPIICSLARAKKEDIQIAYDAVKYSDKPRIHLFLATSPIHMEKKLRMTKDEVFNTAIEMVKFAKSLCNDVEFSPEDAGRSDIAFLKKIIAGVIDAGAKTINIPDTVGYILPWEFESLISEIIRDLPQIKEKDIIISVHCHNDLGLATINSLAAIKAGANQAECTINGIGERAGNASLEEIVMNLKTRKDFFKCDTNINTKEIYKTSRLVSTLTGLLVQPNKSVVGANAFAHEAGIHQAGVLRARETYEIMNPEDIGLTESKLVLGKHSGRNAFTDKLKDMGYNLEGTEIEKAFSRFKNLADKKKEITDRDLEAIVADEAYVEKEVFSIESIEVESGTNKKPKATVVLKHKGTSISATETGAGPVDAVYKAIDKIVQQNAERQNFVPLLVDYIIQAITGGTDAQGEVNVRIKDEKENIFVGHGADTDIIIASAKAYLSAINRFVCS, encoded by the coding sequence ATGTCACGTAAAATTTTTATATTTGATACAACACTTCGTGACGGAGAACAATGTCCTGGGGCGTCTCTCAATAAGGAAGAAAAACTTGAAATTGCTAGGCAGCTTGCAAAACTAAATGTTGATGCAATCGAAGCCGGATTTGCAATTGCTTCTACTGGTGATTTTGATTCTGTAAAAACCATAGCACAAAAAATCAAGGGGCCTATAATTTGCAGCCTTGCCCGCGCAAAAAAAGAGGATATTCAAATAGCATATGATGCCGTAAAATACTCCGATAAGCCTCGCATTCATCTCTTTCTTGCAACTTCCCCTATTCATATGGAGAAAAAACTTCGAATGACAAAAGATGAGGTATTTAATACTGCCATAGAAATGGTCAAATTTGCAAAATCACTTTGCAATGACGTTGAATTTTCTCCCGAAGACGCGGGAAGATCAGACATCGCGTTTCTCAAAAAAATAATCGCGGGAGTAATCGATGCCGGAGCCAAAACTATAAATATTCCTGATACTGTGGGCTATATTTTACCATGGGAATTTGAATCTCTTATTTCAGAGATTATAAGGGATCTCCCGCAAATAAAAGAAAAAGATATAATCATAAGCGTTCATTGCCATAACGATCTTGGGCTTGCAACAATAAATTCACTTGCCGCAATAAAAGCAGGCGCTAATCAGGCGGAATGTACAATAAACGGGATAGGCGAAAGGGCAGGGAATGCCTCACTCGAAGAAATCGTCATGAACCTTAAAACACGCAAAGACTTTTTTAAATGTGATACAAACATAAATACAAAAGAAATTTATAAAACAAGCAGACTCGTATCAACCCTTACAGGACTGCTTGTCCAACCAAACAAATCCGTAGTCGGAGCAAATGCTTTCGCTCACGAAGCAGGCATCCATCAAGCAGGCGTCCTCAGGGCAAGGGAGACCTATGAAATAATGAACCCTGAAGATATAGGTTTAACAGAAAGCAAACTTGTCCTTGGAAAACATTCAGGGCGTAATGCTTTCACAGATAAATTAAAAGATATGGGATACAATCTTGAAGGAACAGAAATTGAGAAAGCCTTTTCAAGATTTAAAAATCTTGCCGACAAGAAAAAAGAGATTACAGATCGTGACCTTGAAGCAATAGTCGCGGATGAAGCATATGTTGAAAAAGAGGTTTTTTCAATTGAAAGCATTGAAGTAGAATCAGGAACAAATAAAAAACCAAAAGCAACTGTTGTTTTAAAACATAAAGGAACTTCCATTTCTGCGACAGAAACAGGAGCAGGCCCCGTTGATGCTGTATACAAAGCTATTGATAAAATTGTACAACAAAATGCAGAGAGACAAAATTTTGTTCCTTTACTAGTTGATTACATAATACAAGCTATAACAGGAGGCACTGACGCCCAAGGCGAAGTAAATGTCCGCATAAAAGATGAAAAAGAAAACATCTTTGTTGGTCACGGAGCAGACACAGACATAATCATAGCATCAGCAAAAGCTTATCTCTCGGCGATTAACAGGTTTGTCTGTTCTTAA
- a CDS encoding 3-isopropylmalate dehydrogenase (catalyzes the oxidation of 3-isopropylmalate to 3-carboxy-4-methyl-2-oxopentanoate in leucine biosynthesis) has translation MSKSYKIAVIGGDGTGPEVVAEGIKVLGAVSVKFGMKFDYTHFDFGGERYKKTGETLPPSAVSDLKKFDAIYLGAIGHPDVKPGILEKGILLALRFALDQYINLRPVKLYPNVWTPIKDKGPEHIDFVVVRENTEGLYVGTGGYLKQGTPDEVATQVSINTRKGVERCLRYAFEYCRKRNKRKQLTLVGKTNVLTYAFDLWERAFHEIGEKDYKDIKREYAHVDATCMWFVKNPEWFDVVVTDNLFGDIITDLGAMIQGGMGIAAGGNINPEGVSMFEPIGGSAPKYTGKNVINPLAAIGAAQMMLETVREAKAADAIEQAIIKVVQKMPSQAAGKMGMSTTEVGDAVAAAI, from the coding sequence ATGTCAAAATCATATAAAATTGCTGTAATTGGTGGAGACGGAACAGGCCCTGAAGTTGTTGCCGAGGGGATAAAAGTTTTGGGAGCTGTCTCCGTTAAATTCGGGATGAAATTTGATTATACTCATTTTGATTTTGGAGGAGAGCGTTATAAAAAGACGGGAGAGACACTCCCTCCTTCTGCCGTTTCCGACCTGAAAAAATTTGATGCAATATACCTTGGCGCTATCGGGCATCCTGATGTTAAACCAGGTATTTTAGAAAAGGGGATTCTTCTGGCTCTTCGTTTTGCTTTGGATCAGTACATCAATCTTAGGCCTGTAAAACTTTATCCGAATGTTTGGACCCCTATTAAAGATAAAGGCCCTGAGCATATAGATTTTGTTGTTGTCCGCGAAAACACAGAAGGGCTCTATGTTGGAACAGGCGGATATTTAAAACAAGGGACCCCTGATGAAGTTGCGACTCAAGTTTCAATAAATACCAGAAAAGGGGTTGAGAGATGTCTCCGTTATGCTTTTGAATATTGTAGAAAGAGAAATAAGAGAAAACAGCTTACACTTGTCGGAAAGACAAATGTTTTAACTTATGCTTTTGATCTTTGGGAGAGGGCATTTCATGAAATAGGGGAGAAGGATTATAAAGATATAAAGCGTGAATATGCGCATGTTGACGCGACCTGCATGTGGTTTGTGAAAAATCCTGAGTGGTTTGATGTTGTTGTAACAGACAATCTCTTTGGAGATATAATTACCGATCTTGGGGCGATGATTCAAGGGGGGATGGGAATTGCAGCGGGTGGAAATATCAATCCGGAAGGGGTCTCCATGTTTGAACCTATAGGAGGCTCTGCTCCAAAATATACAGGCAAAAATGTAATAAATCCCTTAGCTGCGATAGGGGCGGCGCAGATGATGCTTGAAACCGTAAGAGAGGCAAAGGCTGCCGACGCCATAGAACAGGCAATAATTAAAGTTGTACAAAAGATGCCGTCTCAAGCTGCAGGGAAGATGGGGATGTCGACGACGGAAGTTGGGGATGCTGTTGCTGCAGCTATTTAA
- a CDS encoding ABC transporter ATP-binding protein: protein MLQINNLSLSFCGEQLFDDISFNIHSGERIGIVGRNGSGKTTLFKLITGEIHPDSGSVSTPKNYTVGYLKQHLNFTESTILEEASLGLKKEDKDQIWKAEKILNGLGFSQDEFHKSPAEFSGGFQVRLNLAKVLLAEPHLLLLDEPTNYLDILSIRWLTRFLARWENELMIITHDRDFMNSVTTHTIGIHRQKVKKIEGDTIKFFEQITVEEEVYEKTRRKEDKKREETIAFINKFRAQAARASLVQSRIKALEKMGKKEELRKISELGFKFNSLEFEAKNLMNIENLSFGYSPERTLIKNLSLHIGKNDRICVVGKNGKGKSTLLRLLAGELNPNEGKITNHPNCKIGYFGQTNIERLNPSFTIEQEFSALRPDLNYTDIRRTCGVMMFSGNAALKKIAVLSGGEKSRVSLGKILLNPTNMLLLDEPTNHLDVEACDSMITALDEFPGAVIIVTHSEMFLHHLAKKLIVFNEDHVSVFNGTYQDFLDRVGWKEEEKKPKKAKKEQKQNQKKSEQEYHKRHKELLENVKKIEKNIDNDESVLEAVNLKIANSFGKLRGEEIAQLQIKSHKHKQDVDEGYKKLETLIAELDELDKLKPL, encoded by the coding sequence ATGCTGCAAATAAACAATCTGTCGTTATCTTTTTGTGGAGAACAACTTTTTGATGATATAAGTTTCAATATTCATAGCGGCGAACGGATAGGGATCGTTGGCCGCAACGGTTCAGGCAAAACAACACTATTTAAACTTATAACAGGAGAAATCCATCCTGATTCAGGGAGTGTCTCTACCCCCAAAAATTATACTGTCGGATATCTCAAACAGCATCTTAACTTTACTGAATCAACCATATTAGAGGAAGCTTCCCTCGGTCTCAAAAAAGAGGATAAAGATCAAATCTGGAAAGCAGAAAAAATTTTAAACGGCCTCGGGTTTTCCCAAGATGAATTTCATAAATCTCCTGCAGAATTTTCCGGAGGCTTCCAGGTTCGACTAAATCTAGCAAAAGTCCTTCTTGCTGAACCGCATCTTTTATTGCTCGACGAACCCACAAACTATCTGGACATCTTATCTATACGCTGGTTGACTAGATTCCTGGCACGTTGGGAAAATGAGCTTATGATCATCACACATGATCGTGATTTTATGAACAGCGTTACAACTCATACAATAGGGATACATCGCCAAAAGGTAAAAAAAATAGAGGGGGATACGATAAAGTTTTTTGAGCAAATCACAGTGGAAGAAGAAGTTTATGAAAAAACCCGCAGGAAAGAAGATAAAAAACGGGAAGAGACAATAGCATTCATCAATAAATTTCGCGCTCAAGCAGCTCGCGCCAGTCTCGTCCAATCAAGGATCAAAGCATTAGAAAAAATGGGAAAGAAAGAGGAGCTTAGAAAAATCTCCGAATTGGGGTTTAAGTTTAACTCTTTGGAATTTGAAGCAAAAAACCTTATGAATATTGAAAATTTATCATTCGGTTATTCTCCAGAACGGACATTAATAAAAAATCTCTCCCTTCATATTGGCAAAAATGACAGGATTTGCGTTGTCGGAAAAAATGGCAAGGGAAAATCAACCCTTCTTAGATTGCTGGCAGGAGAACTAAACCCCAATGAAGGAAAAATAACAAACCATCCAAACTGCAAAATCGGGTATTTTGGACAAACAAACATTGAACGACTCAATCCATCATTTACGATAGAACAAGAATTTTCCGCGTTGAGACCGGACTTGAATTATACCGATATTCGCAGGACATGCGGAGTAATGATGTTTTCAGGCAATGCCGCGCTAAAAAAGATTGCGGTTCTTTCGGGTGGTGAGAAAAGCAGGGTCTCTTTGGGAAAAATACTTCTTAACCCAACCAACATGCTACTTTTGGATGAACCGACAAACCATTTGGATGTGGAAGCATGCGATTCCATGATCACAGCCTTAGATGAGTTTCCGGGAGCGGTAATTATTGTAACTCATAGCGAAATGTTCCTTCATCATTTGGCTAAAAAACTGATAGTTTTTAATGAGGATCACGTATCTGTTTTTAACGGCACATATCAGGACTTTTTAGACAGGGTCGGATGGAAAGAAGAAGAAAAAAAACCAAAAAAAGCAAAAAAAGAACAAAAACAAAACCAAAAAAAATCAGAACAAGAATACCATAAAAGGCACAAGGAGCTTCTTGAAAACGTAAAAAAAATCGAAAAAAATATCGACAATGACGAATCCGTACTTGAAGCTGTAAACCTCAAAATAGCAAATTCTTTTGGGAAATTAAGGGGGGAGGAAATTGCCCAGCTTCAAATCAAGTCCCACAAGCATAAACAAGATGTTGATGAGGGATATAAAAAGCTAGAGACCCTAATCGCAGAATTAGACGAACTTGATAAATTAAAACCAC
- a CDS encoding protein-L-isoaspartate O-methyltransferase — protein MYYFKELREKMVEEQLVLRGIKDKRVLSAMKIIPRELFLPEKLKPVAYDDGPLPIGYGQTISQPYIVALMTELLTIKEEDKILEIGTGSGYQSAILSLLAQKVFTIEKIERLSKKAKSILNKLGCINVEEIVGDGSVGFAKEAPFDKILVTAGTPFFPLDLKNQLSPNFGTAVIPIGDRHMQTLTKIVREGDTFKKEESIPCMFVPLVGKYGWQSENGK, from the coding sequence ATGTATTATTTTAAAGAGTTGAGAGAAAAGATGGTGGAGGAACAGCTTGTATTAAGAGGAATAAAGGACAAAAGAGTTTTATCTGCCATGAAAATAATTCCTCGCGAGCTTTTTTTGCCAGAAAAATTAAAACCCGTGGCTTATGATGATGGCCCACTGCCTATAGGTTACGGGCAGACTATTTCACAGCCTTATATAGTTGCTCTTATGACGGAGCTATTGACCATTAAAGAAGAAGATAAAATTTTGGAAATAGGGACAGGTTCGGGTTACCAATCGGCAATTCTTTCTTTATTAGCTCAAAAGGTTTTTACAATAGAAAAGATAGAAAGACTTTCTAAGAAAGCAAAAAGTATTTTAAACAAACTTGGTTGTATAAATGTTGAAGAAATAGTTGGAGACGGGTCAGTAGGTTTTGCAAAAGAAGCTCCTTTTGATAAGATACTTGTTACCGCGGGAACCCCATTTTTCCCTTTGGACTTGAAGAATCAACTTAGTCCTAATTTCGGCACGGCTGTTATCCCTATTGGTGATAGGCACATGCAAACACTTACTAAAATTGTGAGGGAAGGGGACACATTTAAAAAAGAAGAGTCTATCCCTTGTATGTTTGTTCCACTTGTTGGAAAATATGGATGGCAATCAGAAAATGGCAAGTGA
- a CDS encoding ADP-ribose pyrophosphatase: MFEKTIKSTRIYKGRMLGLRDDEVELSNGKISHREICEHPGAVAIVPITNDGKIILIRQFRKPIEEAIYEIPAGLINKGEELKDAAARELEEETGYKANKIEFALTVYTSPGYSTEKLHIFIARDLVATKNNPDEDENIEVAITPIETALQMIKNGEIKDGKTIVGINLTRK, from the coding sequence ATGTTTGAAAAGACAATAAAATCTACAAGAATATATAAAGGGCGAATGCTCGGCTTGCGTGATGATGAAGTTGAGCTTTCTAACGGTAAAATCTCCCACCGTGAAATTTGTGAACACCCGGGAGCTGTCGCAATCGTCCCGATTACAAATGATGGTAAAATAATTCTGATCCGCCAGTTCAGAAAACCGATCGAAGAGGCAATCTACGAAATTCCCGCAGGCTTAATCAACAAAGGCGAAGAGCTAAAGGATGCGGCGGCACGGGAGCTTGAAGAAGAGACTGGTTATAAAGCAAATAAGATCGAATTTGCTCTAACGGTTTACACCTCACCCGGCTATTCGACCGAAAAGCTCCACATTTTTATTGCAAGGGATTTAGTTGCAACAAAAAACAATCCCGATGAAGATGAAAATATTGAAGTTGCGATAACTCCGATTGAAACAGCTTTGCAGATGATTAAAAACGGGGAGATTAAGGATGGGAAGACGATTGTTGGGATTAATTTGACTAGGAAATAA
- a CDS encoding cell division protein FtsZ, which yields MNDKSNKNFATIKVFGVGGGGTNAVNRMIGSGVVGVEFWGINTDNQALFVSLADNRLQIGNKLTKGLGAGSNPEVGQKGAEESREEIREALTGADMVFLTAGMGGGTGTGASPIIAEIAKELGMLTIAVVTKPFRFEGPVRIAQAEAGVALLKEKVDALIVIPNDKLLQVVERKTSIIDAFKIADDVLRQGVKGISDLITVPGLINLDFADVRTIMYEAGSAMMGIGTGSGENRATEAAEQAISSPLLEETITGAKGVIFNVTGGSDLTLYEVNDAAEVIYNAVDPDANIIFGAVIDEKLQGEVMVTVIATGFKPGAQQKEKKSIPTVIQNTAHGKEHIELPSFMRV from the coding sequence ATGAATGATAAGAGTAATAAAAATTTCGCGACTATAAAAGTTTTTGGAGTTGGTGGTGGAGGGACTAATGCCGTAAACAGGATGATTGGTTCCGGAGTAGTAGGTGTTGAATTCTGGGGGATAAATACTGATAACCAGGCTCTTTTTGTCTCTTTGGCGGACAATCGATTGCAAATTGGAAATAAACTGACAAAAGGATTGGGGGCGGGGTCTAATCCGGAAGTTGGACAGAAAGGGGCTGAAGAATCAAGAGAAGAGATAAGAGAAGCTTTGACTGGCGCAGATATGGTTTTTTTGACTGCGGGAATGGGTGGTGGGACGGGGACAGGGGCTTCTCCTATTATTGCTGAGATTGCTAAAGAACTTGGTATGCTTACCATTGCGGTAGTTACCAAGCCTTTTCGATTTGAGGGTCCGGTTCGCATAGCTCAGGCAGAAGCAGGGGTAGCTCTCCTTAAAGAAAAAGTCGATGCGCTAATTGTTATTCCAAATGACAAGCTTTTACAGGTTGTTGAACGCAAGACCTCTATTATTGATGCTTTTAAAATTGCTGATGATGTTTTAAGGCAGGGAGTAAAAGGGATCTCTGATCTTATTACAGTCCCCGGATTAATAAATCTTGATTTTGCCGATGTTCGCACAATAATGTATGAGGCAGGTTCTGCCATGATGGGAATTGGAACGGGATCCGGCGAAAATCGGGCGACAGAAGCGGCGGAACAAGCTATCTCAAGTCCTCTTCTTGAAGAGACAATTACAGGCGCCAAGGGGGTTATATTTAATGTAACTGGTGGATCGGATCTCACCCTTTATGAGGTTAATGATGCGGCTGAAGTAATTTATAATGCAGTTGATCCTGATGCAAATATTATTTTTGGAGCTGTGATAGATGAAAAATTACAGGGTGAAGTTATGGTAACAGTTATTGCAACCGGATTTAAACCGGGAGCCCAACAAAAAGAAAAAAAATCAATTCCAACAGTTATACAAAATACGGCCCATGGGAAAGAACATATAGAATTGCCTTCTTTTATGAGAGTATAA
- a CDS encoding 3-deoxy-7-phosphoheptulonate synthase: protein MIVIMKQDATLEQINNVVEKLKRHGFGIHLSKGTERTVIGAIGDKSAIELETIQILPGVSEIVNIRKPYKLASREFKPEDSQIKILKDVFIGSKNPIFVIAGPCSIESRDQIFTIADDVKSAGAKGIRGGAFKPRTSPYSFQGMGEEGLKLLRSVKKKTGLPVVTEALDTRTVSLVAEYADIIQIGARNMQNFELLKEVGKLRKPVLLKRGMSATIEELLMSAEYIMSEGNNNVILCERGLRTISKYTRNTLDISAVPVIKKYSHLPVVIDPSHGTGNWEFVIPMAMAAVAAGCDGLIIEVHNRPEEALSDGPQSLKPDTFAELMKKIKRIANAIGREA, encoded by the coding sequence ATGATAGTTATAATGAAACAGGATGCTACCCTGGAACAAATTAATAATGTGGTTGAAAAGTTGAAGAGACATGGGTTTGGAATTCATTTAAGTAAAGGGACAGAAAGGACCGTCATTGGCGCAATAGGAGATAAAAGCGCTATAGAGCTTGAAACTATACAGATATTGCCGGGTGTTTCAGAAATAGTAAATATTCGTAAACCATACAAGCTTGCTAGCAGGGAGTTTAAACCTGAAGATAGCCAGATAAAAATATTAAAAGATGTATTTATAGGCTCCAAAAACCCGATTTTTGTGATTGCAGGTCCGTGTTCCATAGAGAGCAGAGATCAAATCTTTACGATTGCTGATGATGTTAAAAGCGCTGGGGCAAAAGGGATAAGAGGTGGAGCTTTTAAACCTAGGACTTCTCCATATAGTTTTCAGGGGATGGGGGAAGAAGGACTTAAGTTGTTAAGGAGTGTAAAAAAGAAGACGGGTTTGCCTGTTGTAACGGAAGCGTTGGATACAAGAACGGTTTCACTTGTGGCTGAATACGCGGATATAATACAGATTGGCGCCCGAAATATGCAGAATTTTGAGTTGTTAAAAGAGGTAGGGAAATTAAGAAAACCGGTCTTATTAAAAAGAGGTATGTCAGCTACAATAGAAGAGCTTCTTATGTCTGCTGAGTACATTATGTCCGAAGGGAATAACAATGTAATACTGTGTGAACGAGGGCTTAGGACAATTTCTAAATATACAAGAAATACACTTGATATTTCGGCTGTTCCTGTTATAAAAAAATATAGCCATCTTCCTGTTGTTATTGATCCAAGTCATGGCACTGGTAACTGGGAGTTTGTTATTCCGATGGCTATGGCTGCTGTTGCGGCAGGCTGCGATGGTTTGATTATAGAGGTGCACAATAGGCCAGAAGAAGCTTTGTCTGATGGTCCACAATCATTAAAGCCCGATACTTTTGCAGAGCTTATGAAAAAAATTAAACGTATCGCAAATGCTATTGGCAGAGAAGCTTAA
- a CDS encoding site-specific tyrosine recombinase XerD yields the protein MQSHLQEFIDFLNFEKGASKHTVSNYKRDILQFFKFVKDKKVDRELFKKYLDQMEEKGYSPSTRMRKQAALKTFFHYLIAEGKIKEDPTSDLKLPKLGRRLPKALPINEVFSIIKSAIKNKRDWAIIELLYATGMRASELISVQLNDVNLDAGFIKCTGKGDKERIVPVGDAAKKAIEEYMKDERPKLLKGKIQDTLFLDRNGTRMSRQALWNIIKKYVLKSGIRLKTSTHTFRHSFATHLLERGADIRTVQEMLGHSNIATTEIYTSVSRERLKKIYMKAHPRA from the coding sequence ATGCAATCACATCTTCAAGAATTCATCGACTTCCTAAACTTTGAAAAAGGGGCTTCAAAGCACACCGTTTCAAATTACAAACGGGATATTCTTCAGTTTTTCAAATTTGTAAAAGATAAAAAAGTTGATCGTGAACTGTTCAAAAAATATCTGGATCAAATGGAAGAAAAAGGATATTCTCCGTCAACGAGAATGCGCAAGCAAGCTGCGCTCAAAACATTTTTTCATTATCTGATTGCCGAAGGAAAAATAAAAGAAGATCCAACTTCTGATTTGAAACTTCCAAAATTAGGAAGAAGACTTCCAAAAGCTCTTCCTATTAATGAAGTTTTTTCTATTATAAAATCAGCCATCAAAAACAAGAGGGATTGGGCAATAATTGAACTTTTGTACGCCACAGGAATGCGTGCTTCGGAATTGATCTCTGTCCAGCTAAATGATGTAAATTTAGATGCCGGCTTCATTAAATGTACCGGAAAAGGTGATAAAGAAAGAATTGTTCCTGTGGGGGACGCGGCAAAAAAGGCTATCGAGGAATATATGAAAGACGAGAGGCCTAAACTTCTTAAAGGGAAAATACAAGACACATTATTCCTTGATAGAAACGGGACTCGGATGTCTAGACAGGCATTATGGAATATTATCAAAAAATATGTTTTAAAGTCGGGAATAAGGCTCAAAACTTCTACGCACACTTTTCGTCATTCATTTGCGACTCATCTGTTAGAAAGAGGGGCTGATATTAGAACGGTTCAGGAGATGCTTGGACATTCCAATATTGCTACGACTGAAATTTATACGTCAGTATCGCGTGAAAGGCTAAAGAAAATTTATATGAAAGCACATCCCAGAGCCTGA